A single genomic interval of Mangifera indica cultivar Alphonso chromosome 5, CATAS_Mindica_2.1, whole genome shotgun sequence harbors:
- the LOC123215258 gene encoding type IV inositol polyphosphate 5-phosphatase 9: protein MSPRLVVNKVLSKRFGSNNFVADLPILAATSLDMPSFNHQASLSDTIFSHHKETQNFKVFVSTWNVGGVAPNEDLDMEDWLDAGNDSCDIYVLGFQELVPLRALNVLGPENNKMFKKWNSLIRKALNKKSLHSLSPIIEGKSNENNIPHEEYRCIISKQMVGICIWVWIRSDLRPYIRHPSVSCVGCGIMGCLGNKGSVSVRFHLHETSFCFVCSHLASGGREGDEKYRNSDVAEILSRTTFPKGGPSLNLPQNILDHDQVILLGDLNYRISLPEETTRLLVERGEWNALLENDQLRMELMNGQIFQGWNEGKIKFAPTYKYCPNSDVYYGCAQGKKRKKWRAPAWCDRIIWNGKGLKQRQYVRGEAKLSDHRPVKAIFSAEVNILRTLKGIQSYFMSERFERITNHFEISLSDDNFQCPGRASSFDIRG, encoded by the exons ATGTCGCCTAGATTAGTTGTGAATAAAGTTCTCAGTAAGAGATTCGGAAGCAACAACTTTGTCGCCGATTTACCCATCTTAGCAGCAACATCGCTAGACATGCCAAGCTTTAATCACCAGGCCTCTTTGAGCGATACTATCTTCAGTCATCATAAAGAGACACAAAACTTCAA AGTTTTTGTTAGTACATGGAACGTCGGTGGGGTTGCTCCAAATGAAGATTTGGATATGGAGGATTGGCTTGATGCAGGAAATGACTCGTGTGACATTTATGTTTTAGG GTTCCAGGAACTTGTACCTCTACGAGCATTGAATGTTCTAGGACCTGAGAATAATAAGATGTTCAAGAAATGGAATTCCCTGATTAGAAAAGCTCTAAACAAAAAATCAC TGCACAGTCTCTCGCCGATCATAGAaggaaaatcaaatgaaaacaacattcctcatgAGGAATATCGATGTATAATAAGCAAGCAGATGGTTGGAATTTGTATATGGGTTTGGATTCGAAGCGATCTCCGCCCCTACATCCGCCATCCAAGTGTCTCGTGTGTTGGCTGTGGCATCATGGGCTGCCTAGGCAATAAG GGTTCGGTGTCGGTTAGATTTCACTTACACGAAACAAGCTTCTGCTTTGTATGCAGTCATTTAGCTTCAGGGGGACGAGAGGGGGATGAGAAATACAGAAATTCTGACGTTGCTGAAATATTATCTAGAACAACCTTCCCTAAGGGAGGCCCTTCTCTAAATCTGCCGCAAAATATTCTAGATCACGA TCAGGTAATTTTGCTCGGAGATTTAAATTATAGAATCTCCCTACCCGAAGAAACAACTCGATTATTGGTGGAAAGAGGAGAATGGAATGCATTGCTAGAAAATGATCAg CTAAGAATGGAGCTGATGAATGGACAAATATTCCAAGGTTGGAATGAGGGAAAAATCAAATTCGCTCCCACTTATAAATATTGTCCAAATTCTGATGTTTACTATGGATGTGCTCAaggcaaaaaaagaaaaaaatggcgTGCACCCGCATG GTGTGATCGAATTATTTGGAATGGAAAGGGATTAAAGCAACGTCAATATGTTAGAGGAGAAGCAAAATTATCCGATCACCGTCCGGTGAAGGCTATCTTCTCAGCAGAAGTTAACATTTTACGTACGTTAAAAGGTATTCAAAGCTACTTCATGTCGGAGAGATTCGAGAGAATTACAAACCACTTTGAGATATCATTAAGCGATGATAATTTTCAATGTCCAGGAAGAGCTTCAAGCTTTGATATCAGAGGATGA